The following proteins are co-located in the Parafrankia discariae genome:
- a CDS encoding enoyl-CoA hydratase-related protein produces MTDTDTSTADILLERVGAVLVIRLNRPEARNALTPALLSAIGSAIITAESDPDIRVAVLTAAGDRAFCVGMDLKAFTSGGDFSKIAPEEKEGRAAFDRLMSGDVRIPLVGAANGTAVGGGFELLLSCDVVVASSAAKFGLPEVKRGLLAAGGGAVAIASRIPLALALELTLTGDTVEAARAQQLGLVNTVTEPEKVLEAALALAERIAANGPLAVAATKEIVRAAAADPARGQERMAQLSPTVFKSEDAKEGAMAFIQKRTPQWKGR; encoded by the coding sequence ATGACCGACACCGACACCAGCACCGCGGACATCCTGCTGGAGCGGGTCGGGGCGGTGCTGGTCATCCGCCTCAACCGGCCCGAGGCCCGCAATGCCCTGACCCCCGCGCTGCTCAGCGCCATCGGCTCGGCGATCATCACCGCGGAGTCGGACCCCGACATCCGGGTGGCCGTGCTGACCGCCGCGGGCGACCGGGCGTTCTGTGTCGGGATGGACCTGAAGGCCTTCACCTCGGGCGGCGACTTCTCCAAGATCGCCCCGGAGGAGAAGGAGGGCCGGGCGGCCTTCGACCGGCTGATGAGCGGCGACGTCAGGATCCCGCTGGTCGGCGCCGCGAACGGCACCGCGGTCGGCGGCGGCTTCGAGCTGCTGCTCTCCTGTGACGTCGTGGTGGCCTCCTCGGCGGCGAAGTTCGGCCTGCCCGAGGTCAAGCGGGGCCTGCTCGCGGCCGGCGGCGGCGCGGTCGCCATCGCCAGCCGGATCCCGCTCGCCCTCGCGCTGGAGCTGACCCTCACCGGTGACACCGTGGAAGCCGCCCGCGCTCAGCAGCTCGGCCTGGTCAACACGGTGACCGAGCCGGAGAAGGTGCTCGAGGCGGCGCTGGCGCTCGCCGAGCGCATCGCCGCCAACGGCCCGCTCGCCGTCGCCGCGACCAAGGAGATCGTCCGGGCCGCCGCGGCCGACCCCGCGCGCGGGCAGGAGCGCATGGCGCAGCTCTCGCCGACGGTGTTCAAGAGCGAGGACGCCAAGGAGGGCGCGATGGCCTTCATCCAGAAGCGCACCCCGCAGTGGAAGGGCCGGTGA
- a CDS encoding phosphotransferase family protein has protein sequence MIDIERLATWMDEAGLAGKGEPIEHRYVSGGTQNEIYEIRRGDLHGALRIPPAGAPASRDAGILREWRIIEALDGTDVPHTAAIGMCEDASVLGRSFYIMGFVDGWSPMSQRGVWPEPFNSDLELRKGLSYQLAEGIALLSKVDWRARGLEGLGRPDDFHERQVDRWTAFLNRIKKRELPGYDVAANWLRTHRPIDFIPGLMHGDYQFANVMFQNGAPAKLAAIVDWEMGTVGDPKLDLAWMLQSWPEDTSSTDLIGKSYADLYAMPTKSQLLAHYAEVSGRQVDDYDYYLILCKFKLAIVLEQGFQRAGDDEKLLSFGPIVLDAMKEAADLAESTDYKR, from the coding sequence GTGATCGACATCGAGCGCCTCGCCACGTGGATGGACGAGGCCGGACTCGCCGGCAAGGGCGAGCCGATCGAGCACCGTTACGTCTCCGGCGGCACCCAGAACGAGATCTACGAGATCCGTCGTGGTGACCTGCACGGCGCGTTGCGCATCCCGCCGGCGGGGGCACCCGCCAGCCGCGACGCCGGCATCCTGCGCGAGTGGCGCATCATCGAGGCCCTGGACGGGACCGACGTCCCGCACACCGCGGCGATCGGCATGTGCGAGGACGCCTCCGTCCTCGGCCGCTCCTTCTACATCATGGGCTTCGTCGACGGCTGGTCGCCGATGAGCCAGCGCGGTGTCTGGCCGGAGCCGTTCAACTCCGACCTCGAGCTCCGCAAGGGGCTGTCCTACCAGCTCGCCGAGGGCATCGCACTGCTGTCGAAGGTCGACTGGAGGGCCCGCGGCCTGGAGGGCCTCGGCCGTCCCGACGACTTCCACGAGCGCCAGGTCGACCGCTGGACGGCCTTCCTGAACCGCATCAAGAAGCGGGAGCTGCCCGGCTACGACGTCGCCGCCAACTGGCTGCGCACGCACCGGCCGATCGACTTCATCCCCGGCCTGATGCACGGCGACTACCAGTTCGCGAACGTGATGTTCCAGAACGGGGCGCCGGCGAAGCTGGCCGCCATCGTCGACTGGGAGATGGGCACGGTCGGCGACCCCAAGCTCGACCTGGCCTGGATGCTGCAGAGCTGGCCCGAGGACACCAGCTCGACCGACCTGATCGGCAAGAGCTACGCGGACCTCTACGCGATGCCGACGAAGTCGCAGCTCCTCGCGCACTACGCGGAGGTCTCCGGCCGGCAGGTCGACGACTACGACTACTACCTGATCCTCTGCAAGTTCAAGCTCGCCATCGTCCTCGAGCAGGGCTTCCAGCGCGCGGGTGACGACGAGAAGCTGCTGTCGTTCGGCCCGATCGTGCTCGACGCCATGAAGGAGGCCGCCGACCTCGCGGAGAGCACGGACTACAAGCGATGA
- a CDS encoding acyl-CoA dehydrogenase family protein codes for MSWDFETEPEYQAQLDWADKFVREEVEPLDMAWPDLQFVPRGETLQRVVDPLRQQVKDHGLWATHLGPDLGGQGHGQLKLSLLNEILGRSSWAPIVFGCQAPDTGNAEIIAHYGTEAQKKQYLQPLLDGECFSSYSMTEPQAGSDPTQFTCSAVKDGDGWVINGWKFFSSNASTARFVIVMVVTNPDVTRYHGMSMFLIPTDTPGINIVRNVGLPGEPLGEGHHALIHYEDVRVPDEALLGGEGQAFAIAQTRLGGGRIHHAMRTIGLAKKALDMMCERALSRSTQGSLLAEKQFVQGFIADSYAQLAQFRLFVLYTAWSIDKHKDYRKVRKDIAAVKVVMPAVLHDIASRSLQVHGALGASNEMPFSQMVMGSFVMGLADGPTEVHKVTVAKQVLRDYKPSEDLWPTEHLPRRLAAAREKYAEYLELEVGNL; via the coding sequence ATGTCGTGGGACTTCGAGACCGAGCCCGAATACCAGGCCCAGTTGGACTGGGCGGACAAGTTCGTGCGGGAGGAGGTCGAGCCCCTCGACATGGCCTGGCCCGACCTGCAGTTCGTGCCGCGCGGCGAGACGTTGCAGCGGGTCGTCGACCCACTGCGGCAGCAGGTCAAGGACCACGGCCTGTGGGCGACCCACCTGGGTCCGGATCTCGGCGGCCAGGGGCACGGGCAGCTCAAGCTGTCGCTGCTCAACGAGATCCTGGGCCGTTCCAGCTGGGCGCCGATCGTCTTCGGGTGCCAGGCGCCGGACACCGGCAACGCCGAGATCATCGCGCACTACGGCACCGAGGCCCAGAAGAAGCAGTACCTGCAGCCACTGCTGGACGGCGAGTGCTTCTCGTCGTACTCGATGACCGAGCCGCAGGCCGGCTCGGACCCGACCCAGTTCACCTGCAGCGCGGTGAAGGACGGCGACGGGTGGGTGATCAACGGCTGGAAGTTCTTCTCCTCGAACGCCAGCACCGCCCGGTTCGTCATCGTCATGGTGGTCACCAACCCCGACGTCACCCGGTACCACGGCATGTCGATGTTCCTGATCCCGACGGACACGCCGGGCATCAACATCGTCCGCAACGTCGGCCTGCCCGGTGAGCCGCTGGGCGAGGGGCACCACGCCCTCATCCACTACGAGGACGTCCGCGTCCCGGACGAGGCGCTGCTCGGCGGCGAGGGCCAGGCGTTCGCCATCGCGCAGACCCGCCTCGGCGGCGGGCGGATCCACCACGCGATGCGCACGATCGGCCTGGCGAAGAAGGCGCTGGACATGATGTGCGAGCGCGCGCTGAGCCGCAGCACCCAGGGCAGCCTGCTGGCCGAGAAGCAGTTCGTCCAGGGCTTCATCGCCGACTCGTACGCGCAGCTCGCGCAGTTCCGGCTGTTCGTGCTCTACACGGCGTGGTCGATCGACAAGCACAAGGACTACCGCAAGGTCCGCAAGGACATCGCCGCGGTCAAGGTGGTCATGCCCGCGGTCCTGCACGACATCGCCTCCCGGTCGCTGCAGGTGCACGGCGCGCTCGGCGCGAGCAACGAGATGCCCTTCAGCCAGATGGTGATGGGCTCGTTCGTGATGGGCCTCGCCGACGGGCCGACCGAGGTGCACAAGGTCACCGTGGCCAAGCAGGTGCTGCGCGACTACAAGCCCAGCGAGGACCTGTGGCCGACCGAGCACCTGCCCCGGCGTCTCGCCGCGGCGCGTGAGAAGTACGCCGAGTACCTGGAACTCGAAGTGGGGAACCTGTGA
- a CDS encoding GGDEF domain-containing protein: MGRSRRRDRLFRRAAVTAAALAVACAVLAQALPDSVALFVVRLGVIGFLLLGGTTCVVTGLRRHGAERWWRLLVAVMVLAAAVASAAVFRDTMAGRSPIPQLTPASLVYLVPLALGVAGVLLYPTDPVEHDDTGDGGPLRAYRWYVITILDGMIVVGAVALLVWVIVLRRTVEQGGPLGPGPLYSIILAAVSLVVFVVLILVAVFREPRDGRGHALLLAGVCAASISAMWELAVLIHGMDDVPRLTDLPIGIGALLIGLAAISTDPGSDPDASTGTATEAAGMGWAVGPSSDRRAASARLRRWHAILPYLPLTAAGAAVVIEIVGDDVERWEEVWALLALLLLALARQMMTMSDNIRLLGQVEEKRRQLRHQAFHDPLTGLANRSLFIDRLERTLRRQPRPAERFAVLFCDLDDFKRVNDILGHAAGDDLLRITAARLAGCVRAVDTVGRLGGDEFAVLLVSANADDPEAVGRRLAAAVRAPVRLTSRTFTVAASVGLVTVDPETESGADVPGTAEQLLHRADLAMYAAKARRNGEPAVYTPELVGPGLGRTRAARNVPLP; encoded by the coding sequence ATGGGGCGCAGCCGTCGGCGCGACCGGCTCTTCCGCCGCGCGGCGGTCACCGCCGCGGCGCTGGCGGTCGCCTGCGCGGTTCTCGCCCAGGCACTGCCCGACAGCGTGGCGCTGTTTGTCGTCCGGCTGGGCGTCATCGGGTTCCTGCTGCTCGGTGGGACGACCTGTGTGGTCACCGGGCTGCGCCGCCATGGTGCCGAACGGTGGTGGCGGCTTCTCGTGGCGGTGATGGTCCTCGCCGCGGCGGTGGCGTCGGCCGCGGTGTTCCGGGACACGATGGCGGGGCGGTCCCCCATCCCCCAGCTGACCCCGGCCTCGTTGGTCTACCTGGTTCCGCTCGCGCTGGGTGTCGCCGGCGTACTGCTCTACCCCACCGACCCGGTCGAGCACGACGACACCGGGGACGGCGGCCCGCTGCGGGCCTACCGCTGGTACGTGATCACGATCCTGGACGGCATGATCGTGGTGGGCGCGGTGGCACTGCTGGTCTGGGTCATCGTGCTGCGGCGCACGGTGGAGCAGGGCGGACCGCTCGGCCCCGGCCCGCTCTACTCGATCATCCTCGCCGCGGTCTCGCTCGTGGTCTTCGTCGTGCTGATCCTGGTGGCCGTGTTCCGTGAGCCGCGAGACGGCCGCGGGCACGCGCTCCTGCTCGCGGGCGTATGCGCCGCCTCGATCTCCGCCATGTGGGAGCTCGCGGTGCTCATCCACGGCATGGACGACGTCCCGCGGCTGACCGACCTGCCGATCGGCATCGGTGCGCTGCTCATCGGCCTGGCCGCGATCTCCACCGATCCCGGTTCCGACCCGGACGCCAGCACCGGCACGGCTACCGAGGCCGCGGGGATGGGGTGGGCTGTCGGTCCCAGCTCAGATCGGCGGGCCGCCTCGGCCCGGCTCCGCCGCTGGCACGCGATCCTGCCCTACCTCCCGCTGACCGCGGCCGGCGCGGCGGTGGTGATCGAGATCGTCGGTGACGACGTCGAGCGCTGGGAGGAGGTCTGGGCGCTGCTCGCCCTGCTGCTGCTCGCGCTGGCCCGCCAGATGATGACGATGTCGGACAACATCCGTCTGCTCGGCCAGGTGGAAGAGAAACGGCGGCAGCTGCGGCACCAGGCGTTCCACGACCCGCTGACCGGCCTGGCGAACCGTAGCCTGTTCATCGACCGGCTCGAGCGGACGCTGCGCCGCCAGCCGCGCCCCGCCGAGCGCTTCGCCGTCCTGTTCTGCGACCTCGACGACTTCAAGCGGGTCAACGACATCCTCGGCCACGCGGCGGGCGACGACCTGCTGCGGATCACCGCCGCCCGACTCGCCGGCTGCGTCCGCGCGGTGGACACCGTGGGCCGCCTCGGCGGTGACGAGTTCGCGGTCCTGCTGGTCTCCGCCAACGCCGACGATCCCGAGGCGGTCGGACGTCGACTGGCCGCCGCGGTCCGGGCGCCGGTGCGGCTGACGAGCCGCACCTTCACCGTCGCGGCCAGCGTGGGCCTGGTGACCGTCGACCCGGAGACCGAGTCGGGCGCGGATGTCCCGGGCACCGCCGAGCAGCTGCTGCACCGCGCCGACCTGGCGATGTACGCGGCCAAGGCCAGGCGGAACGGGGAACCGGCCGTCTACACCCCCGAACTGGTGGGCCCCGGGCTGGGACGGACACGGGCCGCCCGGAATGTCCCGCTGCCGTGA
- a CDS encoding TetR/AcrR family transcriptional regulator, with translation MSDTAGVEWEGTPASVRAAVDRALNRHQRDALVEVEQILDAALRVSVRVAPADPKVADIVAEAGTSNQTFYRYFAGKNELMHAVMERGIVILRSYLRHQMSKKSDPAGQMTAWVSGMLAQITRPVVAQQGATVNRLLARASDSIPGRATLDQQLGQLLVPPLTAAGRPRPDLDAQLIQDAVLAALQRHVEPRTVPSEDEQRHLIDFCVSILQARPASAD, from the coding sequence ATGAGCGACACTGCTGGAGTGGAATGGGAGGGCACCCCCGCCTCGGTGCGGGCCGCTGTCGACCGGGCCCTGAACCGGCACCAGCGCGACGCCCTCGTCGAGGTCGAACAGATCCTCGACGCGGCCCTGCGGGTCTCCGTCCGGGTCGCGCCGGCCGACCCCAAGGTCGCCGACATCGTCGCCGAGGCCGGGACGTCCAACCAGACCTTCTACCGGTACTTCGCCGGCAAGAACGAGCTCATGCACGCGGTGATGGAGCGCGGGATCGTCATCCTGCGGTCGTACCTCCGGCATCAGATGTCGAAGAAGTCCGACCCGGCCGGCCAGATGACCGCCTGGGTCAGCGGCATGCTCGCGCAGATCACCCGGCCGGTGGTCGCGCAGCAGGGCGCCACCGTCAACCGGCTGCTCGCCCGGGCCAGCGATTCGATACCGGGGCGGGCCACCCTCGACCAGCAGCTCGGGCAGTTGCTCGTCCCGCCGCTGACGGCGGCCGGCCGGCCACGACCGGATCTCGACGCCCAGCTGATCCAGGATGCCGTCCTCGCCGCGCTGCAACGCCACGTCGAGCCCCGCACGGTGCCGTCCGAGGACGAGCAGCGGCACCTCATCGACTTCTGCGTGTCGATTCTCCAGGCGCGGCCGGCGTCCGCCGACTGA
- a CDS encoding undecaprenyl-diphosphate phosphatase, protein MNIVEAVFLGAVEGLTEFLPVSSTGHLTIIEKLLGYRIDDPDITAFTAIIQVGAVFATLLYLRHDFRRIIAALARGVTQPEYRDHPDFRFGVAVIVGSIPIGIVGLLFKDQIETTLRSLWFVGTALIGWSAVMGYADRVATQKRHEDDVTWKDTLVIGVVQCMALIPGISRSGSTMSAGLLRGIDRVTVTRLSFFLSIPALFAAALLQVVTESSNIEQGVGWTVTITATAVSFVTAYFAISWLLKFVARHSYSVFIYYRLALGSVILFLLATGIISAT, encoded by the coding sequence ATGAACATCGTCGAAGCGGTATTTCTCGGCGCCGTCGAGGGGCTCACCGAGTTCCTCCCGGTCTCCAGCACCGGTCATCTGACGATCATCGAGAAGCTGCTCGGCTACCGCATCGACGACCCGGACATCACCGCATTCACGGCGATCATCCAGGTCGGCGCGGTGTTCGCCACGCTGCTGTACCTCAGGCATGACTTCCGGCGGATCATCGCCGCGCTGGCCCGGGGTGTGACCCAGCCGGAGTACCGCGACCACCCGGATTTCCGGTTCGGTGTGGCGGTGATTGTGGGATCAATTCCCATCGGAATAGTCGGCCTGTTGTTCAAGGATCAGATCGAAACCACGCTGCGTAGCCTGTGGTTCGTCGGCACCGCCCTGATCGGGTGGAGCGCGGTCATGGGCTACGCCGATCGCGTCGCCACCCAGAAACGGCACGAGGACGACGTGACCTGGAAGGACACGCTGGTTATCGGGGTCGTCCAGTGCATGGCGCTGATCCCGGGAATCTCCCGTTCGGGATCGACGATGTCCGCCGGACTGCTGCGCGGGATCGACCGGGTGACCGTCACCCGCCTGTCGTTCTTCCTCTCCATACCGGCGCTGTTCGCGGCGGCCCTGCTGCAGGTCGTGACGGAGTCGTCCAACATCGAGCAGGGCGTCGGCTGGACGGTCACCATCACCGCGACGGCGGTGAGCTTCGTGACGGCCTACTTCGCCATCTCGTGGCTGCTCAAGTTCGTCGCGCGCCACAGTTACAGCGTTTTCATCTACTACCGGCTCGCGCTCGGCTCGGTGATCCTTTTTCTCCTCGCCACCGGGATCATCTCCGCGACCTGA
- a CDS encoding SRPBCC family protein: MASTVQESIDVAVPIRTAYNQWTQFESFPNFMEGVESVQQTDDTHTHWRIKAGGTEREFDATITEQLPDERVAWKSTEGTRHAGVVTFHRLADDATRVTVQMDWQPEGLVEKAGSVLGADDRRVKDDLKRFKSFIEDHGQETGAWRGDVRRPDAAGPGREGDLGSAGQRGESGQRSEPGQRSEPGQFGQPGEFGQPGRLGSSEAPGTGGAGGPQRDQGAGGATYSQPGGGEF; this comes from the coding sequence ATGGCGAGCACCGTGCAGGAATCGATCGATGTGGCCGTCCCGATCCGGACCGCCTACAACCAGTGGACCCAGTTCGAGTCGTTCCCGAACTTCATGGAGGGGGTCGAGTCCGTCCAGCAGACGGACGACACCCACACCCACTGGCGGATCAAGGCCGGTGGCACCGAGCGCGAGTTCGACGCCACGATCACCGAGCAGCTCCCGGACGAGCGTGTCGCGTGGAAGAGCACGGAGGGGACCCGCCACGCCGGCGTGGTGACGTTCCACCGGCTGGCCGACGACGCCACTCGGGTGACGGTGCAGATGGACTGGCAGCCCGAGGGGCTCGTGGAGAAGGCCGGCTCGGTGCTGGGCGCCGACGACCGCCGGGTGAAGGACGACCTCAAGCGGTTCAAGTCCTTCATCGAGGACCATGGCCAGGAGACCGGAGCCTGGCGGGGTGACGTGCGGCGCCCGGACGCCGCCGGTCCGGGACGTGAGGGCGACCTCGGATCCGCTGGTCAGCGCGGTGAGTCCGGTCAGCGCAGCGAGCCCGGTCAGCGCAGCGAGCCCGGTCAGTTCGGTCAGCCCGGTGAGTTCGGTCAGCCCGGCCGGTTGGGTTCGTCGGAAGCCCCCGGCACGGGCGGCGCCGGTGGCCCGCAGCGGGATCAGGGGGCCGGCGGGGCGACGTACTCACAGCCCGGCGGCGGCGAGTTCTGA
- a CDS encoding GOLPH3/VPS74 family protein, with translation MRPPTSLPAQLYLLAYDLERDRMYRSPYLGRALRAAAATELYQGGLLTDDNGRVKPAESRPGRQPHPGGHPAHPGRRPDPTADELCAQLIGEIGASSRHRSWKHWVNKNQRTAGRVVRDQLEAGRWIRVERRRILGMIPATSVTVRDRAMVRRLHREMEQILHGGPAGRAEPGPASLVALLAAGEIGAMKSRRARRALKGRLALLEPVAGPAVPALRAAVREAQTAESAGAAG, from the coding sequence ATGCGACCACCGACGTCGCTGCCGGCCCAGCTCTACCTGCTGGCCTACGACCTGGAGCGGGACCGCATGTACCGCTCGCCCTACCTGGGTCGCGCGCTGCGCGCGGCCGCCGCGACCGAGCTCTACCAGGGCGGGCTGCTGACCGACGACAACGGCCGGGTGAAGCCCGCCGAGTCCCGCCCAGGGCGCCAGCCGCACCCGGGAGGCCACCCGGCTCACCCGGGCCGGCGGCCGGACCCGACCGCCGATGAGCTGTGCGCACAGCTCATCGGCGAGATCGGCGCGTCGTCCCGTCACCGGTCGTGGAAGCACTGGGTGAACAAAAACCAGCGGACCGCCGGCCGAGTCGTGCGCGACCAGCTCGAGGCGGGCCGCTGGATCAGGGTCGAGCGACGCCGGATCCTGGGAATGATCCCGGCGACCTCCGTGACCGTGCGGGACCGGGCGATGGTCCGCCGGCTGCACCGCGAGATGGAGCAGATCCTGCACGGAGGCCCGGCCGGCCGGGCCGAGCCCGGCCCGGCGAGCCTGGTCGCGCTTCTCGCCGCCGGTGAGATCGGGGCGATGAAAAGCCGCCGGGCCCGGCGGGCACTCAAGGGTCGACTCGCGCTGCTGGAACCGGTCGCCGGGCCGGCCGTCCCGGCGCTGCGCGCCGCCGTGCGGGAGGCACAAACCGCCGAATCAGCCGGTGCGGCTGGTTGA
- a CDS encoding SPFH domain-containing protein, with amino-acid sequence MSTGTPQAGIDRVVVDMPEPSVREHRAKDRSGLLALLAGLLGMLGCVALGIAGIVVAADHSAPVGAVLIVAGVLGFFAALFTLCGLTAVAPGEARVVALFGRYVGTVRTTGLRWVNPFTTRKKVSTRIRNHESGVAKVNDADGNPIEIAAVVVWQVKDTAQAVFEVDDFVEFVAIQSETAVRHIATSYPYDAAPEIMSLRDNAEEITAKLSLEIAARVASAGVHVIESRITRLAYAPEIAQAMLRRQQAGAVVAARSRIVEGAVGMVEAALERLDRENIIELDEERKATMVSNLLVVLCSEQSTQPVINAGSLYT; translated from the coding sequence ATGAGCACCGGGACACCGCAGGCGGGGATCGACCGCGTCGTCGTCGACATGCCCGAGCCGAGCGTCCGGGAACATCGCGCCAAGGACCGCTCCGGCCTGCTGGCGCTGCTGGCCGGCCTGCTCGGCATGCTGGGCTGCGTCGCGCTCGGCATCGCCGGGATCGTCGTCGCCGCCGACCACTCCGCCCCCGTCGGCGCCGTCCTCATCGTGGCCGGTGTGCTCGGCTTCTTCGCCGCCCTGTTCACGCTGTGCGGCCTGACCGCCGTCGCGCCGGGCGAGGCCCGGGTCGTCGCCCTCTTCGGCCGCTACGTCGGGACGGTGCGCACCACCGGGCTGCGCTGGGTGAACCCCTTCACCACCCGTAAGAAGGTCTCCACCCGGATCCGCAACCACGAGAGCGGCGTGGCGAAGGTGAACGACGCCGACGGCAACCCGATCGAGATCGCGGCCGTCGTCGTCTGGCAGGTGAAGGACACCGCGCAGGCCGTCTTCGAGGTCGACGACTTCGTCGAGTTCGTCGCCATCCAGTCGGAGACGGCCGTACGGCACATCGCGACGAGCTACCCCTACGACGCGGCCCCCGAGATCATGTCGCTGCGCGACAACGCCGAGGAGATCACCGCGAAGCTCTCCCTGGAGATCGCGGCCCGGGTCGCCTCCGCCGGTGTACACGTGATCGAGTCCCGCATCACCCGGCTGGCGTACGCGCCGGAGATCGCCCAGGCGATGCTCCGGCGCCAGCAGGCGGGCGCCGTCGTCGCGGCCCGCTCGCGGATCGTCGAGGGCGCCGTGGGCATGGTCGAGGCCGCCCTGGAACGCCTCGACCGGGAGAACATCATCGAGCTGGACGAGGAACGGAAGGCAACCATGGTCAGCAACCTGCTCGTGGTCCTGTGCAGCGAACAGTCGACGCAACCGGTCATCAATGCCGGATCTCTCTACACCTGA
- a CDS encoding ABC transporter ATP-binding protein produces the protein MPDRRLEIDDVRKRYGEVVALDGMTFDVRAGELFGFVGSNGAGKTTTMRIVLGVLAADAGQVRWAGRPVDLAARRRIGYMPEERGLYPKMPVRDQLIHLARLHGMPAAAAGRSADAWLERLSVAQRRDDEVQKLSLGNQQRVQLAAALVHDPEVLVLDEPFSGLDPVAVDVMSQVLRERCDDGVPVVFSSHQLELVERLCDRVGIVAAGRMVAAGTVDELRSDGTERIVVEVPGAPPGWAAGLPGMTVRATEGARTVVDLAPGADDQELLRRALAVGPVREFRRGRPSLAELFRSAVSADEDASGVRTTSGTDPATARNEVTVR, from the coding sequence ATGCCGGACCGGCGGCTCGAGATCGACGATGTGCGCAAGCGGTACGGCGAGGTCGTCGCGCTCGACGGCATGACCTTCGACGTCCGCGCGGGGGAGCTGTTCGGCTTCGTCGGCAGCAACGGGGCCGGCAAGACGACGACGATGCGGATCGTGCTCGGGGTGCTCGCGGCCGATGCCGGGCAGGTCCGGTGGGCCGGCCGCCCGGTCGACCTCGCCGCCCGCCGCCGGATCGGCTACATGCCCGAGGAACGGGGCCTGTATCCGAAGATGCCGGTCCGTGACCAGCTCATCCACCTCGCCCGGCTGCACGGGATGCCGGCCGCGGCCGCCGGCCGCTCCGCCGACGCGTGGCTCGAGCGGCTGAGCGTCGCGCAGCGGCGGGACGACGAGGTGCAGAAGCTCAGCCTCGGCAACCAGCAGCGGGTCCAGCTCGCCGCCGCGCTCGTGCACGACCCGGAGGTCCTCGTGCTGGACGAGCCGTTCTCCGGGCTCGACCCGGTCGCGGTCGACGTCATGAGCCAGGTCCTGCGGGAGCGGTGCGACGACGGGGTTCCCGTGGTGTTCTCCAGCCACCAGCTCGAACTCGTCGAACGGCTCTGCGACCGGGTCGGCATCGTCGCCGCCGGGCGGATGGTCGCCGCCGGCACGGTCGACGAACTGCGCTCGGACGGCACCGAGCGGATCGTCGTCGAGGTGCCCGGGGCCCCGCCGGGCTGGGCGGCGGGCCTGCCCGGGATGACCGTCCGCGCCACCGAGGGGGCACGCACGGTGGTCGACCTGGCTCCCGGAGCGGATGACCAGGAACTGCTGCGCCGGGCGCTGGCGGTCGGCCCGGTGCGGGAGTTCCGCCGCGGCCGGCCCTCCCTCGCCGAGCTGTTCCGCTCCGCTGTGAGCGCCGACGAGGACGCGTCCGGCGTCCGTACCACCTCCGGAACCGACCCGGCGACCGCGAGGAACGAGGTGACGGTGCGATGA